TTTCTTCCCGGATCAGCCTAATAATATCTGCTTTAAATTCATTGTTATGTTGATTACTTTGATTTGACGCACTTATCCCTCCATAGGTTTATTTTACCCTAACTCACGTGTGTCCAGCAACTCGGGTATATCGCAGAATGGCAGATATGTCAATTTTGGGACATCTGCTTTCTATTTCAAATTAAACGAATCCAATCCTTATATAAAAGTTTTGGAGGGATTTTATTCGGAAGTATTACATATTATTCCAATGTTGGGTTATCTAGTTGATTCTATTGCAATGCAAATCAAGTGATAATAACCTCTTATGGTGTTTCAATCCCAAATATATTTACTGATATGTTACCCAAAACAATTTAGGATTCATGGAAAGGGCCAGCAAACAAAAATGTTTGTTGGTCTTTTCCATATAAAAAATCTGATTGATTAGGTGTTAGCGTCATCAATATTACCCAACATTTACAACTTTGCAACAAACATATTATAATTTTGTTACAAGATTGATATAAAATTATTAAAGTAAAGTAACCAAACTAAATATCAATAAAACAGGAGGAAATGATGAAAAAACTTATTTTAGTTCTTTTGCTTGCAGCATCAATCCTATTCCAACAGCCGGTATACTCTTCAAACGTCTATCCCCAAAGTTCCATTAAGCTGGCCATTTCACAATATTTTGATTACCGCTATAAAATGCTCTCAAGCCTATCATCAGATGAAGGCTTTAAAAGCTTGCTAGATTTGGATATTGCAAAAGATGAAAGCATGCCTGATGAGGCTGATATTCTTAATACCATCATAGAATACCGTAAATCCCAGTATAATGATTTAAGGATGAAGAAATTCAGCTATAACATAGTTTATGAGAATATTGAAACCTCAGAAGACAAGGCAATACTATTATTAAGTGAGAATGCTGATTTTTATTTTAACTGTGCACCTACTGTAAAAAATTCACAGTCCATCGACCATAAAATTATACTCAAAAAAAGCGATGGAAAATGGCTTGTTTTAAGTGATGATTATATAGATAACGATGGGATAAAAAAGCTTTTTCAAAAATACTTCACGGAAAGTACATCCTCCATCTTGGAAATAAAGAAAAAAGTATTGGATGAGCTTAAGAATCAATCTTTATTCAGGCTATCCAAGCTGGAAAGTATAATGGAGGGTTTTGATAAAGAAATCTGCAGTGTCCTTTTTGTAGGCAAACCTATAGCTTACAACTCAGGTACGGTTGGTGAAATAGAGAAAGGCAGCGGTTTGTCTCCCGTTGTTATAAACGGTAGGACCCTTTTACCAATGAGATATATATGCGAAGGGCTTGGAGCCAAAGTTGACTGGGATGACAGCACCAAAACTGCTGTTATAAAATCCGACAATTTTAGTATGACGGTTAAGCCTGGTGTAAAAAGCATGATTGTCGATGGCAGTACTACCCCATTAGATGTCCCTGCTCAAATCATAAGCGACAGAATTTTGCTCCCTTTGAGAGCTATTGCAAATGCAGCAGGAAAAAATGTTTTCTGGGATGAAAGAGGTCTTATTATATTATGCGGCAAAGAGTTTGATATCTCTAAAAACACCAAGCTCATAGAAGACCTTGCGGGCTTCTATGAGTCATTGTATACAAAAACCGATTTCCCAAGAATAGACGGTTCAACAGCTACATATCCCCTCTCAATGGAAATGGGAAAAGAGCTTCTGGGCATGGATGATACAGGAGTTAAAGGATTTATAACCCATAACACAACCCACAATGCATATATAAATCTCATAAATAAAAAAGCAGACATTATCTTTGTCACAAAGCCATCTAAAGAGGAACTGGATCTTGCCAAAAAAAGCGGCATTGAATTGGATGTTATTCCAATCTGCAAAGAGGGATTTGTTTTTCTTACTAATATAAATAATCCTGTAAGAACCCTGACCTCCAAACAAATAAGGGACATATACCAGGGTAAAATCACCAATTGGAAGGAAGTTGGAGGAGATGACGCAGCAATAATCCCTTATCAGCGTGAGCCAAACTCCGGAAGCCAAACCCTAATGGAAAGCGTTGTAATGAACGGTCTTACCCTCACAGAGCCTCCCAAGGAGCATATTGTCATAGGTATGGGAGATCTGATTGACAGAGTTGCGGATTTCTCGAATGCTAAAAACTCTCTTGGCTATTCTGTATACTATTATGCAAGCCAAATGTACACAAGCAGGGATGTAAAATTTTTGGCTGTAGACAACGTGGAGCCCAACAAGCAATCTATAAAGGAAG
This portion of the Pseudobacteroides sp. genome encodes:
- a CDS encoding stalk domain-containing protein, with protein sequence MKKLILVLLLAASILFQQPVYSSNVYPQSSIKLAISQYFDYRYKMLSSLSSDEGFKSLLDLDIAKDESMPDEADILNTIIEYRKSQYNDLRMKKFSYNIVYENIETSEDKAILLLSENADFYFNCAPTVKNSQSIDHKIILKKSDGKWLVLSDDYIDNDGIKKLFQKYFTESTSSILEIKKKVLDELKNQSLFRLSKLESIMEGFDKEICSVLFVGKPIAYNSGTVGEIEKGSGLSPVVINGRTLLPMRYICEGLGAKVDWDDSTKTAVIKSDNFSMTVKPGVKSMIVDGSTTPLDVPAQIISDRILLPLRAIANAAGKNVFWDERGLIILCGKEFDISKNTKLIEDLAGFYESLYTKTDFPRIDGSTATYPLSMEMGKELLGMDDTGVKGFITHNTTHNAYINLINKKADIIFVTKPSKEELDLAKKSGIELDVIPICKEGFVFLTNINNPVRTLTSKQIRDIYQGKITNWKEVGGDDAAIIPYQREPNSGSQTLMESVVMNGLTLTEPPKEHIVIGMGDLIDRVADFSNAKNSLGYSVYYYASQMYTSRDVKFLAVDNVEPNKQSIKEGKYPFIVNYYAVLRKDETGNSNARKLLKWLLSSEGQNIVDKSGLVPVKN